The proteins below come from a single Bactrocera dorsalis isolate Fly_Bdor chromosome 5, ASM2337382v1, whole genome shotgun sequence genomic window:
- the LOC105227429 gene encoding V-type proton ATPase subunit G 1 translates to MKASQTPLPHLIHAEKQAAEIIYEARKRKNLLMKKCKNAASKEVAMLGSEREEVLNAVTKRVNESLAITQRRVENTTKEKIAKIDEQVAKNRDKVVTMLLELMYKFTPEVHKNYRYSEDEDDENVK, encoded by the coding sequence ATGAAAGCTAGTCAAACGCCTCTGCCACACCTGATACACGCCGAAAAGCAAGCGGCCGAGATCATATACGAGGcgagaaaacgaaaaaatttactCATGAAGAAATGCAAAAATGCGGCAAGTAAGGAAGTCGCAATGTTGGGCTCAGAAAGGGAAGAAGTCTTGAACGCAGTAACTAAGCGCGTTAATGAAAGCTTAGCCATAACGCAGAGGCGAGTGGAAAATACaacgaaagaaaaaattgccaaaattgaTGAACAAGTCGCGAAGAATCGCGACAAAGTGGTGACTATGCTATTGGAGTTGATGTATAAATTTACACCGGAAGTGCATAAAAACTATCGATATTCGGAAGATGAAGACGACGAGaatgtaaaataa